The genomic region GTCCTGGTTATAAATCCTGCCCCCAGATCAGCTTTCACTCGGTGCTCCCTCATCTGCCCTCcaccctttctttctttctgagtCTCTTCCCATTACTGGAACATTCATCAATATAAAAAATTCCACTGGCTCCACTGCGACCCCACCCTGAGCCAGAGGCTGCCTGCTTACAGCAccagcaacattttaaaaatccacagcagtgttctgttttgttttggtttttttttttttgttttgttttgtttttggttttttttgttttttttttttggtttttggtttttttgtttttttgtttttttggttttttgtttttttaattacagctcGGCTGCTGGCAGGCTTGGGGGTAGGATTTGCATCTGTTACCTGCTGGGAACACTATGTGCGGAGCTCTGCAAAGGATGCAATGCTGCCTGTGGCCTCCGCTTCCAGAGGGGCAGGACAGGGGGGACGCTGCCAGCACCTCTGACTGACAGACCAGCTCAGAGGAGCTCCTGGCTCTCACTTGACTTAAAGCTCAGGGTTTTTGTTACGTTttcaggatcatagaatcatagaattggctgggttggaagggacctcagagatcatcaagtccaacccttgatccactaccgctgcagttaccagaccatggcactgagtgccacatccagtctctttttaaatatctccagggatggagaatccaccacttccctgggcagcccattccaatgtctgatcaccctctctggaaagaaattctttctaatgtccaacctaaatctcccccggcacaacttgagaccgtgccctcttgtcttgctgagagttgcctgggaaaagagaccaacccccccctgactaccccctcctttcagggagttgtagagagtgatgaggtctcccctgagcctcctcttctccaggctgaacagccccagctccctcagcctctcctcataggatctgtgctcgagtcccttcaccagcctggttgccctcctttggacctgctctaggacctcgatatccttcctgaactgaggggcccagaactggacacaggactcgaggtgaggcctcaccagcgctgagtacaggggcagaatcacttccttggacctgctggccacgctgttcctgatacaggccaggatgccattggccttcttggccacctgggcacactgctggctcaaaTGCCTGTTGGCAGGATCGTACACTTAAGCTTTTTCTTCAGCCATTATCTAAAGCACCATCTCATCCTCCACCCCGTAAAAATCACCCCAGGGATTTTAGGACGCCAggactctgaaaaaaaatgagttaaaaaaCTTTGTGCCGTAATTCAGTCACCAGCCCTTCCCctgcagtttgttttctgtctttagcGTCCATCTGAATCCCATTTGGGGGCTCTTCGCGGGGAACCCGAGGACTGGGAACGCATTCACCACAGCAACCAGCGCAAATCCTTGGGTGAGCACCGGGCTCCAGCAGAGGGCCTTTACAAACACGCATCTGGCTTCGCCGAGGCAGCTGTGACCTCCTTTCCCCTCACACCCACGGCTCTCCACGCCGAacccttccccatcctccttctctccctccgGGCCGCTGCCCCTCAGCCCTTCCCGCCCCAAGAAcgaggggggaggaagggagggaagagccgccccccctcccttcccctcactGCGCATGCGCTGCCCGCCGGGCCCTTGCCGAGCGCCCCTCCGGCGCTAGGGGGCGCTGCCGCCTCCCCGCGCGGGGCCGTCcctggcaggggtggggggtgggggcgGTTCCCGGATGAtgatggcggcggcggcggtggctGCGGTGGCCGCGGGAGGTGGGGAGCGGAGCAGCACCCGGGACCGGCTCCTGGCGGCGCTGGAGGATCTGGAGCTCTTGGCCAGGTACCGCGTTCTGCCCGCCCCGCACCCCGGGGAACGGGATGGCAGAGCCAGTGACGGGGTGCGGCGATAGGAACGGGTGCCCCCGGGATCGGGCTGAGGGAGGAGCGGCCTGACCCCTTCTCTCGTGGGGCTGCGGGGTGGGAGGAGGGCCCGGACCGGCTATgggctttttcctcctctggggCCGTCCCCAGGCCGGATCCTGCGGGAGAGGGGCCGGAGCTGCGCCCCGGGGCTCGGCCCGGCCCTGCTCCGCAGCTCTCAGCGGGTGCGAGAGCATCGGGGGCACTTGAGCTCCTGTTCCCAGAGAAGGAGAGCTTCCTCGTCCTCCCACTTGGCGTTTCTTTCTTGGTTGACATCTGCGCTTCCTGTGAAACCTATTTTTGGGCTTTTTATTATTCGCTAAAAGTCACGCCCAAGTCAGAAAATTTGTCGGTGGTTTCGCATGATTGAAGCTGTTCTGGCCATTGCTTGTGTTGGTGTTAAACTCACTCAAAGCCGAATGCAGAGCTCGTCTTGGGAGTGCTCACTCACCCGTGCTCACTTAGTCCATGCTCTTGAGATTGGACTGCTAACCCTCACCCCTGTTGCCCACCCTGTTTTGGAGGCACAGCTGGCAGTGCAGCTGAACTGGTTCctaattattttcctcctctagaggagagcaggagcttAGGAAGactttttcaaaggaaataaataaccCATACTGCTAAGGTGGCTGGCTTGCTCTGTATGATTATCACAGGTAGAACAGGGACAATATGTTGGTCAgttgcttttgttgtttctggCTAGGtcttatttccatttttagatttttttggtGACATATGGGTTGCTGGGGAACATgtgtttttgaaaaacaaacaagcaaaaaagaaaacaaaaataaagaaaagcgCTTTTGCTCTTTATCTAAACTAGTATTCTGGCATAATGAATCCAGAGCAACTTTCAGCATTGTTTAGTGAATCTTCCTGTTGATCATCAAAGGGCTGTAGCACTGTGGAATGAGGCCTTTCACAGTCCTGGTATGGCTTTGGTGGTAGGGGAAAAACTAAGCAACATGTTTAATCTATGGCCTTTGTTTGATCTTCACCTCTGCATTATTCAGCTAACACAGGACAGAATGACAAACCCTCCATGACATCAGTCTTCGTGGTGATAGTTGCCCTACCTAAAGCAACTGCTTTATTTGCAAGTGCTCAGTATTGGTCAGGTAGAATGAAGCTTTGATGATAATGACAAGTTTCTTTATTctctaattattttaaattattttagtgtTCAGGAGATATTAAGAGACATAATTAGAGGTGCTATTTAGAACTTTGCTGGTGAGAGGCTTTTTCACACATTTTGGAAAGTGCCTGTTCTTATTTTAAGGTTCTGGCTCAGCTGTACCTCCTACTTGAGCTGCTTGCACTGGACTAAGCAGAGGATCAGTACTCTTTTTAAGTACAGTCCCTTCAGATAGATAGTTACTCACACATAGTGTTGCACTGCCATCCTTAGCCCTAGAAGCCAAATAAGTTTGGtaaatttacagaaaatgctTCTTTGCATTGTGGTCTTGTTTAGTGAGTCACTTCTGAGCTTCTAGGTGGCTTTTCAGGATGGTGGCAAAGTAAATGGGTCCCTAGAAGCATGATCAATATGTTTATTTGAGAAGGACTTATATCCTAGCACCAGAATATGActagttttttgggttttttattttattgtgttatGCAACTAATATACCACTGTGGAAATATTTGTTGTTACAGAAATACTGTCACAAAAAACTGTTCAGGAAAGCATAGACTTAATTGTGCTAAACCCAATGTGAAATGTGCTCTgttgggaaaaaatggagaagtaGAATAGTGAATACAACTTTCATGCCTTCTTGCAACAAAGGCAGTAGAAGTAGGATGTGAATGCATTTCATTatgctgtttcttctttcagcttctgcttAGGTCTTGAGTAGTTCAGTTTGGCAGAAACTTAGCAGGTTTCATGAGTAAAAATACAGATGAGCATTCCATGAGGTCAAAGAAGGAAACGTGCACCAATTATGAGATTACTCACAGAATTACTCTTAAGGGGAGAAAGCTCTGTCAACACTACTATAAAATACATGAATACTTCCTTAATAATAACAGTACTCTCACAAGTTTGAGATTACTTGGTATGATTTACAAACAATGCCCTAGAAAATTGCACAGAGTTTTTCTTTCAGGGAACTAATCGAAATTTTGGCAATTTCAAGAAACCAGAAGCTTCCACAACCAGGAGAGGAGAGCCAGGTAAGCTGaatttctaaaatgtatttctttggTCAAGCACaatgttttacttcttttttttttggttttttactttctaTCTCACTTTATCCTTGCCTATACTCAGACTTTGGCTCTGCTACAAAGGCAttcttggttttcattttgtttgtttgttcatttattgTATGCTCCATAGGCTGTTTCTACAAAtagaggaagaaattgtttccttttccatgcAAAATATTCCAGTGGATCTCAGAGCTGTTCTTTGCAGCAGAGTTGAGGGAACATTGTTGGTGGTGGCTAAATTAAAAGTTTGACAAAACTCTTGTTCAATAGATCCTGGAACTGCTGATTCAGAGAGATGGAGAGTTTCAAGAGCTAATGAAGCTGGCAGTTGATCAGGGGAAAATCCATCATGAAATGCAGCTTTTAGAAAAGGTAGTAGAAAAGAGGGATAATGAtattcagcagctgcagaaacaaCTAAAAGAAGCAGAGCACATACTGGTAAGTTCATAATGATATATTTGAGCATTTACTTGTGAAAAAGGTGGTTCTGGATAAACAGATATTTTGTTAGTTTGATATTTAAAAACTCATAAAACCtcagtgtggttttgttttgtttggggtttttttctttttttttctttttttttttttttcttttggagtcATATCCTGTTTAGTTACAGTATTTAGTTTTGGTTTATACTGCTAATTTTCTTCCAAACctactttgtttcttttcattttgaaaatgttcagtGAAAAGTTTTCTCTCTTAAAATGCAACTAAATGCAAGGTTTTATTCACAGAGATGACTTTATGTCAACATATACAAATTAAAGATGCATTGAAGGTTTCGTTTAGCTtgtttgtcattttttttacaaCTAGGCAACAGCTGTTTAtcaagcaaaggaaaaactgaaatcaattgaaaaggcaagaaaaggtGAGTATCATCACAATTGTACATACCACATAAACACAGTTGTAAACAAAGTTGGTAGTGAGCTCAAGTTAGGAttattacttgttttttttaaagttctacCATCACAGCATTGTATGCTTTCCTTGAAAACAAGTATCCATTTCATTATGAACTTACCTATAGCCATTTCTTCAGAATAAAGTTAggaattcattattttttgtgGCAAGcataatattaaatttaaattcaagTATCTCAGCACTCTTCTTTGGTATTAGTAGATCTGATTACAAGTGTCAACAAATTGCCTCAGCAGGTCTGttgaggaaagggagagaatgTGTGCAAGTGCCTCCTATTTGAATGACTGACTGGTGGTGATACCAAATTCCTGCTGCTACTCTGTGGCACTTTCCAAGCTAAactgaccttttttttgtttgtttgtttggttggttttttttaaagtattttcttggTGTTGTTTTAGCGTCTTTTGTCATTTTGCTACACTTGCTTAATCAAAATGGAGGAATCTCAGTTTCTCTTACAGGCACATATTTAGAAGGGCTGCAACATGTGtgctctaaaataaataaacaaaaaaattctttactacAGGAAGTTCCATAGTAAAGCAGGTGCTGAGGTTTTCATACAATTTATGCTGGTCAAGTACACTGCTTAAAAGATTGGGTGTTTTTGTTTCAAGTTGCAGTTCAGTTGAAGAACTGTTGCTGTTGAAAGTGTACCAAACCCAGAGCTGTAGGATCAGTTCACTTGGAAGCTTGTCCTTGCATAATGTAGGAATCCTCAAAGCAGTCACTGCATTTAATATTTGACAAAATGACATATTACCAATCTTTCTAATATTGATGCCCAGTATTCTGAAATAATTGAGgactttcctccttttctttcaggtgccatttcctctgaagaaataattaaatatgcCCATAGGATCAGTGCTAGCAATGCTGTTTGTGCCCCTCTGACGTGGGTACCAGGTAACTTTCATGCTCATGACaataagcatttatttttttaatagtaaagcATCATCACTATCTGATCTTATAATCCTTTTATATAGTGAAAAACAATGTGGTTTATTAGAGTAACATTGTTTTAAACAGCTGTATCTACTATTTTCAACAAAAATGGATATCCAGAGTCCTATTGACTCTTCAAAAGGGTATGAAACTGCTTCCATTACTGAGTGGCCtcctttgctctcctttggTTTTCCCCTAAATGTTGGTCCCAGCAATAGGTAAAAACCAAGTATATTTAAGACTTTTCCATGTGCTCAGTTGGATTGCCTTCTGCCCCTTACAATATTCTTTACAGGGAGTGTTGGTAATCAGTGGAGTCAGAAGCAGGGCTTTCAGCATGTCAGGTTTCAATTATGGAAACTATTCTTCTTGTCTAAAATAAGAACGGGTGTTTTTGAAATTCCTGTCCATGCTGATTTGCTGTGAAatagcagggagagaaaaaataccTATCTTGTAAACATAGTAGCTGTGGTGatgttttttaatgtgttttttctgcCAAGTTTGAATAAACAAAGAAAGCctaaacaaaaaatacactTGAGTTTTAACCAAACAGTTGTGATGCTCATTGCTTACCTAAGCAATCACTGtatggtgggggtttttttggttaagAAACtgggcactgaaaaaaaaagtatttgccaGTCAATtgtttatttataaacatttatgtgttgtgtttttctttttaaaggggACCCACGTAGGCCTTATCCTACAGATCTGGAAATGAGGAGTGGTCTCTTGGGTCAGATGAACAACCCGTCCACCAATGGAGTCAATGGACACTTGCCAGGGGATGCACTTGCAGCAGGCAGACTGCCAGGTAGGAGAAACTTggtgcttttttgcttttctttattccttttcataGCAGTTACACATTTCCCTTAGCAAAGGCAAATCAGAGtcaaataattaatattatggCTAACATTTGTTGCCTAGTAATGAAGATCTAGTAAACAAATTTAAAACTAGAAATTgcatcattttcttttatttcatgctAAATCATACTGCAGACACTACAACTGAGCCCATATAAGTAACACTCACTTTGTTACCCTTCACTTGTTTTAAATTGCTGTAAATTAGTGATGCTGAATCATATTACAAAGaagcattttcaaaacaaacatttttttagtgAAGATGGCAAAAGGTATGTAACTGTGGAAGCTGTATTTGGAAGAAGTTTGTCAATCCCTACCTTCCTTGAACCCTACACTCTATAGCCAGGCTGTTTGCTTAGAAGTTCTGGATAGATAAGACATTGCAAAGCTGGTAGGGTAGTACCTTGAGTGTAGGAACTGAGCTTTAATCTCTTAATTGCCTAGTGAAATGGACACTTCCCTTAATTTTAGTGGGATTCATTCATTAATGCTAGAATAGAATTTAGCAGTAAATTATCAGAACTCAAATCAAGAATTCAGTGGAGCATTACTCTACTATGATTAGACTAAATTATGTATCCTGAATCTGTTACTGCATGGAGGCATGTCCTGAGAATGCTAATTATGGGATGTAGTCCTTTTAGAGACTTCTAATTTGGAGAAAACCTTTAACTTGGAATTTTGTGGTCTACCTTAAGTATTTATTTGATCTAATATTTTCATCTATTTTTGCATACTGACCAGGGGATGACCATTTTAATTTCTAACAGTAGTTGTGAATGTTAAGTCAGCTCAAACTGTGCTTTGAAGGGAAAAGCTCTGTAGGCATATACAGGGTTTTGAAGTGGAGTGATGAGAGATTACAAGCTACCTACATAAATGTGCCTTTCAGGCAGAGCAGGCTTTTGCAGTGATAGAATGGCTCCATCATGAGATGTTTTCCAGCTGTTACTGGAGGATTTAATCCGCCCAAAATTTAGGAAGGATTTTAAGATCTGCCTTAACTCTAAATTAGAGGTCTGTTTGATCTGTCTTCTTGATTTTATCAATATACAAAGCCAACAGTTGACTGATTATGCCCCTTTTCTCCAGATGTGCTCGCCCCTCAGTATCCTTGGCAGTCCAGTGATATGTCAATGAACATGCTACCTCCTAACCATAGTAATGACTTCCTGCTGGAGCCTCCAGGACACAATAAAGAGAATGAAGATGATGTAGAAGTTATGTCCACAGACTCttcaagcagcagcagtgactcaGACTAGGCTCAAGAGGGAGGGGCAGTATCCTTAGCAAACCTTTCCTGTGGTGAAGGTAGGGTCGATGCTGCTTGCCACAAACTACAATTTTTTGCTCTTCTGGTGGCCCTCTGTAGAGATAGGATAACAGCTGGCTTAGAAATAGGGTGACTAATATAAAACCATGGcctttagacattttttttccattgttcaAATAAAATGACTGGGAGCTTTCTGCTGGAGAAATGTCAAATTTCCAGTGATTATGTATATGTGTGAATGTGTATGTTTGCAAGAGACGTCTGTGTATATATTTACTATACATTAGATGACAAAAGTTCCTGGGAAAAAAGGTGTAAGGGGAATCCCCTTGTTATGTATGTTAGTAAATTTACTCTATTGAGGATAACCTTTTTTTATGGCACAGAAATGAGACATgaaatttgtaattttaatatcttttttgtTACTGCCTAAATCTATGTTCTTAATCATCTGTGTGCTGAGacaaaaatacagcaataagatgtaaaaaaatgtttgtaattATTGTAATATATCGTGAATTATTTGTCATAAATAAACTCAGCTTTGATGTaactttgtttcattttgcaaaCTTAAATTTTAGCCACCTGAGTTACTGTGTAATTTTAGTATTCAGTACATTTTATCTTGGTATGGGGTTGAattctaatttaatttcagaagtttGCACTCCAAGCTTCCCTTTGCAGAATTCTAAGTCAGTATTAGAAGTAGCTGAGCAGTCAGGAAGTGGGAGTCTGTCCTTTTCAGCTGAGCTTTATCAGGCACATACATAACTAGGCAGACCCTGAGGCAGAAACATGGAGTGCCTGTTTGTTCACAAGATTTCACCAGTATTTGGTTAAGCATCCTGGAATCCTGAAGATGACAAGCTTTGGGGCATGCTCCAGGTTCAGCTCCTTTCTGTTCAAAGTGCTCACAGATTCTTTATTCTTGtcatctgtattttttgcagttctttgAACCTGGTAATTTGTTTACTTCAGCTGTTGCATTTCCTGCCTCagataaaatgttctttcatcTCCTtgggcttttctttcctttttcttttttctttttttttttttttttttttcttttttcttaaggaTTAATTTTATGATAGCTGCTCTTCCCTTAAGTGGCCCTCTGATCAAATTAGAAAACTAACGTGATCTATTGATCATGGCAGTTACAGGTTTCTGCTCTGCAAAGAGGCTTCCTGAACAGATGATAGTTCTCTCCACTTTTCTATTCTGTAGATTCCTCACAGAAAGTGTCTGATAAATCAGATCCTTCTTCATTTGCTCAGTCTTTCAAACAATATTGCTGACAGTAGCACTGCCACATCTGACCAACATAGACACAAGTCCCGTAAAGATGGAGAAATGAAAAGGACACATAACACAGggaagtctttttttaaaagaaaggggGAATTTGGTTTTGTCTCAGGTGTTTCTTTTGGAAGTATGTTCAGTGTTACTAAAATTCCACctctatttttcagtttcaagtTACTCATATCCTTACAtattttaaccattttttttttgtataatcttatttttcagtgtttaccCCAAATGTCTTTATAGACAATTATATTTCCTCTGCAACTCATCTTAATCCCAATACACCTGCCCAGTCATCCTTGCCTACTCCTGTTCTAGTTCACATTGTTTTTCCTTAAACATATGTGATCAGAATGACACACAATACCACAAAATGAAGTTTCTTAATGCCTTCTACCATGggattaatattttcttccctaAATGCCTTTCCCTTAACACATTTTATGACACAGCTCACAGGTCTCTTTTGTCTTCTCATTTGTAAGGACATGCTTTTCttggaaagaaatacagatggAAATAATTAAGTGATGGAAAGTGAGATGTACAATCTACCCAAAATTCTTACATAGTTGTATCAGTATTATCAAAATATGAAGGTGGGTGATTGTTTCCAGACACAGACTAATCAGAAGCAATGACTGCTTTTTCTGGATTGTTTGCTAGGCTGGTAAAGGGTTAAATGGGACCAAGGTGTTGCACCTAAGAAACAGATAAGAAGGCAGCTCTGCCCACTGTTCAGACTCTGGATATAAGATGCACCCTAATCAGTGCTCCAAACAATACACTGTTCCTGAGTCTCTTCCTCAGTGCTGGAGAACTGTAATGTCCTTTTAGGTGAATTCTGTCTCATACATGCAATTTAGCAACCCACAATGTTTTAACTGTGTGTTCTGTTATTCAGGGCTTAGATGTGTACATAATACGTTTTCCTATTTAGTAAAAGTACTGAAAATCAAAAGAAACgtaaaaaaaaagtcctttcaATTTAGTTGAAAGGACTCAGTCTTAGCAGCCAAAAAATACTGAGAATCAGACTTttgggtggagggagggagaagtgCAAATGTGTGACACTTTCAAAACAAGTTATTTAAGTTAGGGATTGCTGACAGCAGATTGCAGTAAATGCACTGCAGTCATTTTATCAGTGCACTTAGAAAGGATACTGAAACCCTGACATATGGAGATACTGTTTATGTCCTCCTTTCAGTAATGACCTGTCTATTTACAAAAGACAGAATGAATATTGCCATTAAcagtaacaaaatatttattgcatGACAGATCATTTTACAGGGATGCCCATTTCCCAGCAGGAGCTAGATGCCTTCTAAAAGTTAAAATTGTACtaaactgttttaattttttaaattttttttttttaaaaaatgtaattattgtATGGGACAGATGGAGAGGACATCTGTCAACTCTTCCTACAGCCTTTTTATTGACAGCTGAATGGAATAATTTTCAGTGTACATAAAGCTGCATTCAGGAAGAAAATCTCCACTTTTGAGTAGAAAAAATAAGCTTTCTATAAAGATACAGTAGTAAAGGGATTTTCAGTGATATTTCCAATTGCAAAACTGCTTTACAACATTCTCTTCTTCACTTCAAAGAATATCTGTCCTAAGGAAAGTTGCACAGTTAGTACTTCAAATTTTAAGCAGAAGGCTTTGGTATCGCTCTCCTCTGCAAGAAGccattttcatttaagaaaatgtaTGTGCAAAGAACTTTAAACTCATCTATTGTAAGAACTGACAAGGTGATTAATAACTTCAGgcatttttaatctttcaatattgtttctgctttatttaaaagaagCCAAAGGTATTTCAGAACATTTTGAACAATGGGTATGCCCTAACAGGTAAAAACttaaccctgaaaaaaaaaattgagccgatttgtgatttttaaaagccttatCCTAAAATTAATTGATGATATCTTAATGACTACAGATTTAACAGAATTAAATTTGGTTAGAGtctagaaaaattaaaaatataaactcaATGGTTTTGTATATATCCTTGTATACTGTGATTTCATTCTCTACCAATTCAATCATCTGGTCATATCAAACTGAAAATTTATTATGCTGTCATACCTCAGTAGCCATACAGAATTACACCCATCTTTGCTGTAAACCATTAAGAGTTCAGTAACATGATCAGGAATTGGCATCAACTGCAGATACCTGAACTGCTTCTGCAGATAAATTCTCATGTAACCGAGGCTGCAAACAGAACTGTAATGAAGGGGGAAGCAAGCAGGAATTTTCATTCCCTACAAGCCCCTGTGACCCTTCCATGTTTATAATCCCCCAATTTTCAAGTATGTATTACTGTCTGCAGGAGAACAAGGCCTTATCTGGAAAATGTGACTTTTGTTTATGATAATATCTTTACTGAAGCTATGAGACAAGGCTAAGTTTAAAAATTGGTCCAAGAGTTACactgaaaggaaagcagcatgATGTACAAAGTAGTTTTAGACTGGAAGCAGGAGGGGGGCCTAAATAAATCAGTTTCTCTTGGGCCTAATGCTGTAACTGTTTCCAAATGAGTCAGCTTGTAAAGTAAACTTCAAAAGGGCTATTTATCCATAAAAAGATTAACCAGATAAAACACTAGGTTTTCTGTAAAAGAAGACATTGTTAACCACTAAAGCCAGAAATAGGTCTGGAAGGAGAGACAACTGTAATGTGAGATATAGAGGAAGCACTGAAACATTTGGCATCTTTTTGGCTTTGGGA from Heliangelus exortis chromosome 1, bHelExo1.hap1, whole genome shotgun sequence harbors:
- the MED4 gene encoding mediator of RNA polymerase II transcription subunit 4 — its product is MMMAAAAVAAVAAGGGERSSTRDRLLAALEDLELLARELIEILAISRNQKLPQPGEESQILELLIQRDGEFQELMKLAVDQGKIHHEMQLLEKVVEKRDNDIQQLQKQLKEAEHILATAVYQAKEKLKSIEKARKGAISSEEIIKYAHRISASNAVCAPLTWVPGDPRRPYPTDLEMRSGLLGQMNNPSTNGVNGHLPGDALAAGRLPDVLAPQYPWQSSDMSMNMLPPNHSNDFLLEPPGHNKENEDDVEVMSTDSSSSSSDSD